In Deferribacter desulfuricans SSM1, the following are encoded in one genomic region:
- a CDS encoding pyridoxal phosphate-dependent aminotransferase, translated as MKNFDIDPFIVMDIIRESRMFDDSIHFEVGEPDIKPSPKVIEMMANKLQESFGYTESKGIYPLREKISEFYKKKYNLKIDPERIIVTMGTSSAFSLAFSLLCQKDEYIAFSDPTYPCYKNIAKILKTNFISIHVDKTTNYQITADMLKNKKIKALLISSPANPTGTIYDKNNLADLANYCEKNGIYLISDEIYHGLVYENFKEYSALEFNENAIVINGFSKYFCMPGIRAGWIILPESLIRMGEILQQNMFISAPTISQYAGIAAFDYEYLNYVKTVYEKRRDFLYNELKDIFKIETVPQGGFYIWANCEDYTDNSYEFCKKILKDIKVAITPGIDFGKNNTDKYIRFAFTREITHMKGGVERLKKYLLN; from the coding sequence ATGAAAAACTTTGATATCGACCCATTTATTGTAATGGATATCATAAGGGAATCAAGAATGTTTGATGACTCAATCCACTTTGAAGTGGGTGAGCCTGATATAAAACCGTCTCCAAAAGTTATTGAAATGATGGCAAATAAATTACAAGAATCATTCGGCTATACAGAATCTAAAGGGATATACCCTTTAAGAGAAAAGATATCAGAGTTTTATAAAAAGAAATACAATCTTAAAATAGATCCTGAAAGAATTATCGTTACAATGGGTACATCATCTGCATTTAGCCTTGCTTTTTCACTCCTGTGTCAAAAAGATGAATATATAGCTTTTAGTGATCCCACTTATCCATGTTATAAAAATATCGCTAAAATACTAAAAACCAATTTTATATCTATCCATGTTGATAAAACTACAAATTATCAGATTACTGCAGATATGCTTAAAAATAAGAAAATTAAAGCTTTATTAATTTCTTCTCCAGCAAATCCCACAGGCACAATTTACGATAAGAACAACTTAGCTGATTTAGCTAATTACTGCGAAAAAAATGGGATATATCTCATTTCTGATGAAATATATCATGGACTTGTTTATGAAAATTTTAAAGAGTATTCAGCTTTAGAATTTAATGAAAATGCTATAGTAATAAACGGATTCTCAAAATATTTTTGTATGCCTGGTATAAGAGCAGGTTGGATAATTTTACCAGAATCTTTAATTAGGATGGGGGAAATATTACAGCAAAATATGTTTATATCTGCTCCAACCATTAGTCAATATGCTGGTATTGCTGCCTTTGATTATGAATATCTAAATTATGTGAAAACAGTCTACGAAAAAAGGCGCGACTTTCTTTATAATGAGTTAAAAGATATTTTTAAAATAGAAACTGTCCCTCAGGGTGGATTTTATATCTGGGCTAATTGTGAAGATTATACGGATAATTCTTATGAATTTTGCAAAAAAATATTAAAAGATATTAAAGTTGCTATAACTCCAGGTATCGATTTTGGAAAGAATAACACTGACAAGTATATAAGATTTGCTTTCACAAGAGAAATAACACATATGAAAGGAGGAGTCGAAAGGCTTAAAAAATATTTACTTAATTAA
- a CDS encoding nucleoside recognition domain-containing protein: protein MEFDLITSATNAFRLSLKLFLVIVFIMIVYEFFEDSKLYNKIQEVLQRPLKKVGFTPNSTITMVVGLVLGIAYGAGVLIRNAMSGKMSSKDILLSSLFLSVCHAVFEDTLLFVAIGGNGFIILGTRILLAFLVAIIISKFIRFQQNNIN from the coding sequence ATGGAATTTGATTTAATAACATCAGCTACGAATGCATTTAGACTTTCTTTAAAACTTTTTTTAGTAATAGTTTTTATAATGATAGTTTATGAATTTTTTGAAGATTCAAAACTTTATAACAAAATACAGGAAGTTTTACAAAGGCCTTTGAAAAAAGTGGGATTTACACCTAATTCTACAATTACAATGGTGGTTGGTCTTGTTTTGGGGATAGCTTATGGTGCTGGTGTTTTGATTAGAAATGCAATGAGTGGCAAGATGAGCAGTAAAGATATTTTATTATCCAGCCTGTTTTTATCAGTTTGTCATGCTGTGTTTGAGGATACACTACTTTTTGTTGCTATAGGAGGAAACGGCTTTATTATTTTAGGAACAAGAATTCTTTTGGCTTTTTTGGTAGCGATAATTATATCTAAATTTATAAGATTTCAACAAAATAATATAAATTAA
- a CDS encoding nucleoside recognition domain-containing protein translates to MSLLDKLFNGFKKGLSISSKIIIYTFPFYVLIDFLKAIGFLDKISFIFEPITKLMGLPGEAAIVLVSGFLINLYPALGSMAAMDLSVKQITIIGIVLGIAHNLIVEGVVLSKSGVKLYITISFRVILAIITGIMVNLIWNLI, encoded by the coding sequence ATGAGTCTTTTAGATAAGTTATTCAATGGCTTTAAAAAAGGGTTATCTATTAGTAGTAAAATAATAATATATACATTCCCATTTTATGTTTTGATAGATTTTTTAAAAGCTATAGGTTTTCTTGATAAAATTAGCTTTATTTTTGAGCCTATTACAAAACTAATGGGGTTGCCTGGAGAAGCAGCAATAGTTTTGGTTTCTGGGTTTTTGATAAATCTGTATCCTGCACTTGGTTCTATGGCTGCAATGGATTTATCGGTAAAACAGATTACTATTATTGGGATAGTATTGGGGATCGCGCATAACCTTATTGTGGAAGGGGTGGTTTTATCAAAATCGGGTGTAAAACTTTATATTACGATTAGTTTTAGAGTTATTTTAGCAATAATTACTGGGATTATGGTGAATTTAATATGGAATTTGATTTAA
- the nhaB gene encoding sodium/proton antiporter NhaB, translated as MTLTKAFKLNFLGEAPSWYKNTIILFLIINPILYFTAGHFIAGWVLIAEFIFTLAMALKCYPLPAGGLLAIEAVVIGMTDPHLVYKETLHNFPVILLLMFMVAGIYFMREGLLFLFSRLLTKIRSKIAISLVFSFLGAFLSAFLDALTVTAVIITVAYGFYNIYHKVASGKGFHDDHSVKTDEEIKAENRRDLDEFRGFLRNLMMHGAVGTALGGATTLVGEPQNLLIGHMVGWHFMDFFINCAPVSIPVLFVGIITCFLLEKFKLFGYGYKMPENVRKVLVDYVEDQNKSFDNRAKMRLIVQAIVGVLLIISLALHVAEVGLIGLMVIILLTAFNGIIDEHRIGHAFEEALPFTALLVVFFTIVAVIHSNHLFQPVIDYVLGLEGTKQLAAYFLANGALSAISDNVFVATVYMSETVNHFKDIVPLLGENLHKATAEQMEQIKHLWKLAVSINMGTNIPSVATPNGQAAFLFLLTSALAPVIRLSYMEMVKLAFPYTVTMTITGLLATIYFL; from the coding sequence ATGACTTTAACAAAAGCTTTTAAGTTAAACTTTTTAGGTGAAGCCCCGAGCTGGTACAAAAATACTATCATACTGTTTCTTATTATTAACCCTATTTTGTATTTTACAGCAGGACATTTTATTGCTGGATGGGTTTTAATAGCAGAATTTATTTTTACTCTTGCGATGGCTCTTAAATGTTATCCGCTTCCTGCGGGAGGTTTATTGGCTATTGAAGCTGTTGTGATAGGGATGACAGATCCTCATTTAGTTTACAAAGAAACATTACATAATTTTCCTGTTATATTGCTTTTGATGTTTATGGTTGCTGGTATTTATTTTATGAGAGAAGGTTTATTGTTTTTATTTTCAAGATTATTAACGAAAATTAGATCAAAAATTGCAATTTCATTGGTTTTTTCATTCCTTGGTGCTTTTTTATCTGCTTTTTTAGATGCTCTTACAGTAACAGCGGTCATTATAACCGTAGCTTACGGTTTTTATAATATATATCATAAGGTTGCTTCTGGAAAAGGTTTTCATGATGATCATTCGGTAAAAACTGATGAAGAGATAAAAGCTGAGAACAGGAGAGATTTGGATGAGTTTAGAGGTTTCCTTAGAAATTTAATGATGCATGGAGCAGTTGGAACTGCACTTGGTGGAGCCACCACACTTGTTGGTGAGCCACAAAACTTGCTTATTGGACATATGGTTGGATGGCATTTTATGGATTTTTTTATAAACTGTGCACCAGTTTCTATCCCAGTGCTATTTGTGGGTATTATTACATGTTTTCTTTTAGAAAAGTTTAAGCTTTTTGGCTATGGCTACAAAATGCCAGAAAATGTTAGAAAAGTATTAGTAGATTATGTTGAGGATCAGAATAAAAGTTTTGATAATAGAGCCAAAATGAGACTAATTGTTCAGGCAATTGTTGGTGTACTTTTAATTATTTCACTTGCTTTACATGTTGCCGAAGTGGGACTAATTGGATTAATGGTGATAATTTTACTTACTGCATTTAACGGTATAATTGATGAGCACAGAATTGGTCATGCTTTTGAAGAGGCGCTGCCATTTACAGCCCTTCTTGTTGTTTTTTTTACTATAGTTGCAGTGATTCATTCAAATCATCTGTTTCAACCTGTCATTGACTATGTTTTAGGGCTTGAAGGGACAAAACAGCTAGCAGCTTACTTTTTAGCTAATGGTGCTTTGTCTGCAATAAGTGATAATGTTTTCGTAGCTACAGTTTATATGAGTGAAACGGTTAATCACTTTAAAGATATAGTTCCCCTTTTAGGAGAAAATTTGCACAAAGCAACAGCTGAACAGATGGAACAGATAAAGCATTTATGGAAACTTGCTGTATCAATAAATATGGGGACAAATATACCTTCTGTTGCCACACCAAATGGTCAGGCTGCATTTCTTTTCTTGTTAACCTCAGCACTTGCTCCAGTAATTAGATTATCCTACATGGAGATGGTTAAACTTGCTTTTCCATATACAGTAACAATGACAATTACAGGCTTGCTTGCTACGATATACTTTCTATAA
- a CDS encoding MBL fold metallo-hydrolase encodes MMFMNIISSGSKGNCYSICTDDSIIIIDIGVSLTRILNSLEENELKNKDLFLFLTHEHIDHTKGLRTFINNFSPNVFCSMGTALEISKKYELDPSNFYILDEQKLYKIDGFEVAPFKVLHDGAEPFGYHFIIDGKGVTFSTDLGVITDDIIDFLNDSHLAIVESNYEDTLLQNGNYPGFLKNRIKSVKGHLSNKQAINALSMLNTKKLQTVYLGHISEENNRYDIIEKYVSYCNLTFNFTTKYLKQEESVKNIPI; translated from the coding sequence ATGATGTTTATGAACATAATTTCATCTGGAAGCAAAGGTAATTGTTATTCAATATGTACTGATGATTCAATAATAATTATTGATATTGGAGTATCACTTACAAGAATATTAAACTCTTTAGAGGAAAATGAACTAAAAAATAAAGATTTATTTTTGTTTCTCACACACGAACATATCGATCATACAAAAGGTTTAAGGACATTCATCAACAATTTTTCACCAAATGTTTTCTGTAGCATGGGTACAGCATTAGAAATATCTAAAAAATACGAACTTGATCCATCAAATTTTTATATCCTTGATGAACAAAAGCTTTATAAAATAGATGGTTTCGAAGTGGCACCTTTTAAAGTATTGCATGATGGAGCAGAGCCATTCGGTTATCATTTTATAATTGACGGCAAAGGGGTAACATTTTCCACAGACTTAGGGGTCATAACAGATGATATAATCGACTTTTTAAATGATTCTCATTTAGCAATAGTGGAATCTAACTATGAAGACACATTGTTACAAAATGGTAATTATCCAGGATTTTTAAAAAACAGAATAAAGTCTGTAAAAGGGCATCTTTCAAACAAGCAGGCAATTAATGCACTTAGCATGTTAAATACAAAGAAGTTACAGACAGTTTATTTAGGACATATTAGCGAAGAAAACAATAGATACGATATCATCGAAAAATATGTAAGCTATTGCAATTTAACCTTCAACTTCACAACTAAATACTTAAAACAGGAAGAAAGTGTAAAAAATATACCAATATAA